The DNA sequence GGATAAATGAAGTGAAAATAGCATATACCTGAACATACAGCATGAAACATGAACAGCAATTGTGGTGTTCTTAACTGAGTGTTTATACGCAAATTATCTATGGGAAATTCCCTTCAGATTATTCTATTGGATTCAGGGTTGCGTTCAAGAGCCTCAGGAGTCAGGGTTTCTTTCTAGGTGCATTTGAATTAATTATCAGCTGAGACGCGGGATTGGCGGAGTTTGCGCATTTGAGAACATTCCTTTGGTCCCAAAGTGCAGCTCTACCCACCTGGTACACCAGGGTTGTTACATGAATTCGGGGGCATTTTGAGATGTGTAACTTggtggatttttttttatttcacccaaTTTTAACATGCTGTCATAAAGAAAACATGTTCAAcccaataaaaaaacatttttcccATCTAAAGTGGTTAAATAATAAAATGACTAAAGTACGTGCCTATTAAAtcccaaataaagtaacagggttgacgatttcagcttaaatcagccataaatctccttgtgacaggtgaaatggaagcttgttgtgtgcaacaagCTTCCCCCCCAAAATGAAATTGTTAAACCATTTCTatcctgtctatctatgggtaacagggttgatgtgttatacTTGACCCACTCAGCTTTCCTCCACAAAACACCAGGAAAATGTCCAAAAACAGTAgaaccaactcacctgctttaaaaatattatttgtctattagatgttcaatgtttcttttgaaaaaaAATCTTTACAAAGGAATACTATATTAAAATGAGAGTTTAGTTCACgtgacagggttgaccgtaaaaTGAGGGAAAGTAAAAATGTGTACCTTAAAATGAATCAATTATCACATGAAATcaataataatcttcagaaattactttgtcaaaatcaacaaaataactagggctttagaATGATGGTGACATTTttgagaaatgttggggttaaGGATTGGGATTCAAATCTTCCTGGAAGTCACAGAAGGTacacagagggacatgtcaaaatgcatatttttaaaaagtatttattcatattttaaaaaaaatctgctttattgaattctccatgtggtctatattaaagggcacttcattaaatataacaggcttttaaaattcaatatttgtgcacaatttcgacttaaaatatcaaagggatgcaaaaggCACTCATTTCGTGTAACGACCCACCAGGCAAGGTCAAATGAATGCATACTTTCAGTTTTAAATCCAAATGCAATTACCTGACTTGGTTGGGGGGTGGAGGTGGGTTTGGTCCAACGGCAGGTGGAGGAAACAGAGACGGGTGATGCCACCACCTGGACTGAAGCAGGAGCCTGCAGAAGTAAACAATGTGGTCAATGGTCCAAAtgctaaatacaaaacaaaaggCTGTAACAACCACTTGCAAAACAATACAGAGGTTTCAATAGCTGCTCATAGTGTGCTTGTGATGTGTTCAACTCAAGAAACATTTGATTTCCACTTTTTATGTCCAGAACAGAGAAAATGTAAACATTTATTAGGTACAGTACACCATCATGTTCATGGAAATGGTTCTCTCCTACAGACGGTGGGCATCCAGTTACTTTGAGCTCGGTATGGTCGTCGGTGCCAATGTGTGCCGGTTCCAGTATATCCGAAACGgccggcctcctgggcttttcacgcacgacaGTGTCAAAGGATTACCGAGAATGGTCCGCCAAACAAAAAACATCTgtcaagaatcgtgcaagctaacaggcggtcCACAAAAAGGCAAAATAATGGCGCAATACAAGAGTGGTGTGCAGGACGGCACCTCAGAACGCACAACTTGTcagtccttgtcacggatggactattgcagcagacgaccacaccgggttccactcctatcagctaaaagcaagaagaagaggcTCCAGGGGGCACATGAtaaccaacactggacaattgagtggaaaaacattgcctggtctgacGAATCACGGTTCCTGTttcgtcatgctgatggcagagccaGGATTGGTGTAAGCAGGTGTCaatggtacaggctggtggcggtggtgtaatggtgtggggaatgtctTCCTGGCAcatgttaggtcccttgataccaattgagcaacattTGAACgccacaccttgtagaatccatgccctaAAGAATTCAGGCTGTCCCTGGAGGCAAAGGGGGATCCGATCCGGTACTAGATGGGGGGTGCACCTAATAAACTGGCGTGtatctctattatgcgtgggaatactttgggaacaaattaaaataacttggatctgatttgctggtgttttatagtcttttatgtccaacaaatCACCCaccaccagttggggaaccctgtccTAGTGCCTACCTGGTAGGAGTGCTCAGAGTGGACCTGCCCGAAGCACCCTGGGATAGAGGGGGCAGACTGGCTGAGCTGGCTGGGCTGGGGATTCACTTCTGTTGGGGAGTCTCCTCCAGCTCCTGCTCCTACCCCTGGTTCTCCTGGTCCTACCCCAGAAGTAGAGGGGCTGGAGGGGGAGGCACAAGTCAACCAGGGGGTGCTGGTGCTAGTGGTAGGGATAGGGGTGTGGGTGGAGACCCCAGGAGGTGGGGTGAGGGGCTGCAGCTCCCGCTGGTGGATCTCTGTGTAGTAGAAGTCCTCCTCGCTGCGGGAGCAACGCTCATGCTCAACACTCTGGCTGTGGAAGGGAAAACACATATGGTACATAGATTAATGcaactgttgtttttttgtattcTTCTGCCACTACCACTGCGAGTAGAAGCACTCCCACATTATAACAATACAAGTATTTTATAAAGCTTTGTGGATACACAATTGGAAATGTTATTGTCACTTACCCCAGGTGCAGGGTACGGATGTGACGTTTCATCCCCACGACAGACGTCAGAATCTTCCCACAGTTGGGCCACAGACACCTGTAGGCCACCTTCACTGAGTTCTGGAGAGAGGGAACACAAGTTCACAGTTAAGCAAGGTTGATGGAACTGACTCAACCGTAAATGAAGAACAAATAGCTAATAGCTGATGTGTTTGCCAGTCAATTCTGGTAAATTTTAGCAAGGTTATTTCCGTGACTACCCTGCTCACCCTGCGTTTCCGTGGCGCAGGCTCATCAAACAGCACCTGCTCCAGCTCCATGTCCAATCCCTCATCAGTGGGCGTGGCCAGGCTGTGACCTTCTGTCTCTGTGATTGGCGGAGATGGGGCCGGGCTTCTGTAGCCACGGTCACAGCTCCAGTAGCCACTGCTGCCACTGTCTGAGAGTTCCCCCGCCCCGCACTCCATGCCAGTAGAACctgctgtgtacacacacacacacacacacacacacacacacacacacacacacacacacacacacacacacacacacacacacacacacacacacacacacacacacacacacacacacacacacacacacacacacacacacacacacacacacatattatattAGACCTGCAATGATTAATGACAAATGTACAGGAAAAATATAATTAAGAGCTTATCAATCAATTACCTatgactgtgtctctgtgaggtgGGCTCTGAACAACAGGGCTGCAGGACAGGCTGGTCAGAACAAGGGCTGCCATCATCTCATCCATATCCACTGACTCTGGACTCCTGGAGCAGGGAGAAGGATTAGGTAcattcacagacagacaggacagacaggacagacaggacagacaggacagacagacagacagacagacagacagacagacagacagacagacagacagacagacagacagacagacagagagagaggtataccctgctcccataaacacacacatgcccAATCTCATACAGAACCtcccacactacattacactacctttacctccacacactacattacactaccctTACCTccccacactacattacactgcccatacctccccacactacattacactaccctTACCTccacacactacattacactgcccatacctccccacactacattacactaccctTACCTccccacactacattacactaccctTACCTCCCCACATTACACTACCCTTACCTccccacactacattacactaccctTACCTCCACACACTACCCTTACCTTCCCACATTACACTATTCTTACCTccccacactacattacactaccctTATCTCCCCACATTATACTACCCTTACCTTCCCACATTACACTACCCTTACCTccccacactacattacactaccctTACCTccccacactacattacactaccctTACCTCCCCACACTACATTACACGACCCTTACCTCCCCACACTACATTACACGACCCTTACCTCCCCACACTATCCTTACGtcccacactacattatactaccaTTACCTccccacactacattacactacctccccacactacattacactaccctTACCTccctacactacattacactaccctTACCTccccacactacattacactaacCTTACCTccacacactacattacactaccctTACCTCCCCACACTGCATTACACTACCCATACCTCcccacactacattacaccacactacattacactatcCTTACCTccacacactacattacactacccatacctccccacactacattacactatcCTTACCTCCACACACTGCATTACACTACACTTACCTCctcacactacattacactacccatacctccccacactacattacactatcCTTAACCTccccacactacattacactaccctTACCTccacacactacattacactatcCTTACCTCCACACACTGCATTACACTACACTTACCTCctcacactacattacactatcCTTAACCTCCCCACACTGCATTACACTATCCTTACCTCCACACACTGCATTACACTATCCTTACCTccacacactacattacactacccatacctccccacactacattacactatcCTTACCTccacacactacattacactacccatacctccccacactacattacactatcCTTAACCTCCCCACACTGCATTACACTATCCTTACCTCCACACACTGCATTACACTATCCTTACCTccacacactacattacactacccatacctccccacactacattacactatcCTTACCTccacacactacattacactacccatacctccccacactacattacactaccctTACCTccccacactacattacactatcCTTACCTccacacactacattacactacacttaCCTCctcacactacattacactacccatacctccccacactacattacactatcCTTAACCTCCCCACACTACATTACACGACCCATACCTccccacactacattacactaccctTACCTCCCCACACTATATTACACTATCCTTACCTccccacactacattacactaccctTACATCCCCACACTAGATTATACTACCCTTACATCCCCACACTAGATTATACTACCCATACCTCCCTACACTAACCTTACAtcccacactacattatactacccTTACCtcccacactacattacactaccctTTCTACATACCACTACCCATTCTTACTAGAGAGTTCACTAGCATGATCTTGTGAGCGTAAAATCGCACAATCAACAAGTTTATGTATAATAGATTTACATGTACGCTAGGTACATTTTATTATTTTACCTCcccacattacactacactacccttACCTCCCTACACTACCCTTGCCTCCCCACACTACATTTCACTACCCATACCTCCCCACACTACATTTCACTACCCATACCTCCCCACACTACATTTCACTACCTATACCTccccacactacattacactaccctTACCTCCCCACACTACATTTCACTACCCATACCTCCCCACACTACATTTCACTACCCATACCTCCCCACACTACATTTCACTACACTTACCTccccacactacattacactaccctTGCCTCCCCACACTACATTTCACTACCCATACCTCCCCACACTACATTTCACTACCCATACCTCCCCACACTACATTTCACTACCCATACCTccccacactacattacactaccctTACCTccccacactacattacactaccctTACCTccccacactacattacactatcCTTACCTccccacactacattacactaccctTACCTccccacactacattacactatcCTTACCTccacacactacattacactaccctTACCTCCTGGGCACATTGGGAACATCGATGCAGGAGGACACTTGGTATGGTTTGCTTGTGCTCTGTGTTGCagcaggaggatgaggagggacgGTGGGGGAGGTCCAGACGTCCTGTAGTTTCCTCAGGACATGCTGTCCCAGAGCAGGCAGCAGGATGGCCACCTCATTATCCACATGGTTGTGTTGCTCCACCACCCCTGTGCACTCACGCCCTCCACACAACACATACacctgtggagggagggagggtttagAGACAGTGACATGTTAAATCGGGGAgtgagggagtgggagggagggagcgagagagagagagagagagagagagagagagaggcaaagcgagagacagacagagagagagggatagagaagtaCCACGACAAGTCAAAAACAACAAGTCAGAGTTAGTGTCAAGCTAGGGGTAGAGTGGTGCGAAAGACATAGCGAGACAGAGATATAAAAGAAAGAGAGACCGAtataaaagaaagagagaaagcaatGCCTTGAGGTAGTCTTGCCACTCTGGCCATCAAACAGCCCAGTGGACAAAGGCAGAGTGACAGTGACAGAATGACAGTGGACTGCTGCCCAGCCTTTTCACCTGAGAGAGGAGTGAAATACTGTAGATGAGAAGAGATGGGATAAAGGCCAAAAGATACTGATTTACATCAACACAGAAAACGAGGGAAAGATAATTggaacagacagtgacagacagacacattggcTGTTTTTCTCTCATGCAGAAAACAGAAGGCTGAGACCACATGGGGATAGATAcagatcaccctgttgcaggagaactttcctgcaatgcaggaaattgaaaatgtgtagtgtatttgaggtttaggCTTCTGAATTTTGTagtttccactttgaaatttcagacatGATTTTCCCTtgcgaaaaatgtatcaaccctttcaaaaatgtccattaactaAAGTGGTTTCCTGTTGCTGCATGATTCTTAAaattggctcaaatgaagatcctacatctgtagtagtTATGAAAAGATATATAAGAACAGTGCATTCcactttttctccctccctccctctcttctctcacctaCACTCTGTCGATCTAGCCCCttctctcctttaccctcatccctttcccactctccctccatcccccttctctccccaccgctccctgtctcccctctccctcaccttctGTCCAGGGTGTAGTTTGTAGTTGAACCTGCTGAGATGCTGGGGCCCTGGTGGTCCCATAGTTGGGCTCCCCACACCCCTCTCAGGGTCCCCGTGGGCCCCTGTCTCCAGTGTGCTCTCCATGGAGGGGCAGGAGGTACACAGCAATGCCCCTAGGGGGGAACGCTTCCCCAGACGAGTCTTGGGTAACATGGTTGGGAGTAACACTTTGTCTGTAGACTCAGAAGATCTATTGAGGTTTGGTTCTCTGGAACAATGGCAAAGACTGGTCGTAGAATAggacggagtgagagagaggtacagCTGAAAGAGAAGAAACAAGATTGGAGAAAACGTCTTCCGCGATACTTCTGCGATGCGAATTGAATCCAGCCCTTAGAAATTGACCATCTGCTTTCAATACATTATATAACAGAGAAAATCTTTGTGCTCCGTTTCCTATTGTATTTCACGCTTCAAAGCCCTATAAAGTTGCCTTCATTGACATAGTCATATCTGTCCAGATGCATGTGTTGATGCCATGAGCCTTGATGGATTGTTTAAATGTGCGGGGAAGGCATTTTTGGTTACATTTTTGAACACCAGTCTCAGACCACAATGtacccctctccccacctcctctccttaaAAGCTCTTGGTTGAATTTTCTCCTGATCTTGGATAAGATTACCATATCCGCCAACCCTATCCTTGACCATTAGAGGGATAAAAACAAATTCGACCCCAAATCAGTGGGTAGAAGTGACCCCTTTTTTACACCGCCCTCTGACTATATACGGTATGTGTAGTGGCTTGGGATTAGATGGCTCAAGCTAATAAAGCTACAACTAGTGTTGCACGGTATACTGAAACTTCTGTACTTTTTCCGATACTAGAACACGAAAAACGGTTCGGTACGAGAATTTTTGTTACTTTCGGT is a window from the Oncorhynchus keta strain PuntledgeMale-10-30-2019 chromosome 35, Oket_V2, whole genome shotgun sequence genome containing:
- the LOC118369121 gene encoding zinc finger protein 395-like isoform X1 → MLPKTRLGKRSPLGALLCTSCPSMESTLETGAHGDPERGVGSPTMGPPGPQHLSRFNYKLHPGQKVYVLCGGRECTGVVEQHNHVDNEVAILLPALGQHVLRKLQDVWTSPTVPPHPPAATQSTSKPYQVSSCIDVPNVPRRSPESVDMDEMMAALVLTSLSCSPVVQSPPHRDTVIAGSTGMECGAGELSDSGSSGYWSCDRGYRSPAPSPPITETEGHSLATPTDEGLDMELEQVLFDEPAPRKRRNSVKVAYRCLWPNCGKILTSVVGMKRHIRTLHLGQSVEHERCSRSEEDFYYTEIHQRELQPLTPPPGVSTHTPIPTTSTSTPWLTCASPSSPSTSGVGPGEPGVGAGAGGDSPTEVNPQPSQLSQSAPSIPGCFGQVHSEHSYQAPASVQVVASPVSVSSTCRWTKPTSTPQPSQGAPFLVRSVSVGEQWLQQQNAPIRPHPASTSPPRSHWTTRRIRGEAKKCRKVYGIEHRDQWCTACRWKKACQRFLD
- the LOC118369121 gene encoding zinc finger protein 395-like isoform X2; translated protein: MLPKTRLGKRSPLGALLCTSCPSMESTLETGAHGDPERGVGSPTMGPPGPQHLSRFNYKLHPGQKVYVLCGGRECTGVVEQHNHVDNEVAILLPALGQHVLRKLQDVWTSPTVPPHPPAATQSTSKPYQVSSCIDVPNVPRRSPESVDMDEMMAALVLTSLSCSPVVQSPPHRDTVIGSTGMECGAGELSDSGSSGYWSCDRGYRSPAPSPPITETEGHSLATPTDEGLDMELEQVLFDEPAPRKRRNSVKVAYRCLWPNCGKILTSVVGMKRHIRTLHLGQSVEHERCSRSEEDFYYTEIHQRELQPLTPPPGVSTHTPIPTTSTSTPWLTCASPSSPSTSGVGPGEPGVGAGAGGDSPTEVNPQPSQLSQSAPSIPGCFGQVHSEHSYQAPASVQVVASPVSVSSTCRWTKPTSTPQPSQGAPFLVRSVSVGEQWLQQQNAPIRPHPASTSPPRSHWTTRRIRGEAKKCRKVYGIEHRDQWCTACRWKKACQRFLD